Proteins from a single region of Mytilus trossulus isolate FHL-02 chromosome 2, PNRI_Mtr1.1.1.hap1, whole genome shotgun sequence:
- the LOC134708277 gene encoding surfeit locus protein 4-like has protein sequence MPRQGELMDRAEDVADQVLRKSKHILPHVARFCLISTFLEDGIRMWTQWGEQRDYMDSTWGCGYFLATLFVLLNLFGQLGGCVMILSRQKVPIACGVLLGIICLQTIAYSILWDVKFLLRNLALVGGVVLLLAEDKAEGKSLFAGLPSIGENNPKQYMQLSGRILLVLMFLTLLRLDFDFFQIIQNLVGTALIILIAVGYKTKLSALVLVAWLTCINVYFNAWWNIPSYKPMRDFLKYDFFQTLSVIGGLLLVVAYGPGGVSMDEHKKKW, from the exons ATGCCACGCCAAGGAGAGTTAATGGATAGAGCAGAAGATGTAGCGGATCAG gttttaagaaaaagtaaacATATATTACCACATGTTGCCAGGTTTTGTTTAATCAGCACATTTCTTGAGGATGGGATACGAATGTGGACACAATGGGGAGAACAAAGAGACTACATGGACTCAACATGGGGATGTGGTTACTTCTTAGCCACCCTGTTTGTATTGCTGAATTTGTTTGGCCAGTTAGGAGGGTGTGTTATGATACTTAGTCGACAGAAAGTCCCAATAGCGTGTGGAGTTTTATTGGGGATCATTTGCTTGCAG acAATAGCTTACAGTATATTGTGGGATGTAAAATTTCTTCTTAG GAATCTGGCTTTAGTTGGTGGAGTTGTACTGCTTTTAGCTGAAGATAAAGCTGAAGGAAAGAGTCTGTTTGCAGGTCTACCCTCAATTGGAGAAAACAACCCAAAACAGTATATGCAGCTTAGCGGAAGAATTCTATTAGTTCTTATGTTTCTTACTTTGTTAAGATTAGATTTTGACTTTTtccaaattattcaaaatttggttgGCACAGCGCTTATAATATTGATAGCAGTAggttacaaaacaaaattatctgCCCTTGTATTGGTAGCTTGGTTAACATGtattaatgtttatttcaatgcaTGGTGGAATATTCCCTCATACAAACCTATGAGAGACTTCCTGAAGTATGATTTCTTCCAGACACTGTCGGTTATTGGAGGACTACTTTTGGTGGTTGCATATGGTCCCGGTGGTGTTAGCATGGATGAACACAAAAAGAAGTGGTAG